One Tursiops truncatus isolate mTurTru1 chromosome 3, mTurTru1.mat.Y, whole genome shotgun sequence DNA segment encodes these proteins:
- the S1PR4 gene encoding sphingosine 1-phosphate receptor 4, translating into MRDRGLAAGSSRSALRESGWEATVGMPLPVPASPSPSPWGYLEHNRKFQITGNQDRARRAAPPCLGRTTPGLSLPPGTAMNATGAPTEAPESCQLLAAIGHSRLIVLHYNHSGRLVGRGGPEEGGLGVLRGLFVAVSCLVVLENLLVLVAIASRMRSRRWVYYCLVNITLSDLLTGAAYLANVLLSGSRTFRLAPAQWFLREGLLFMALAASTFSLLFTAGERFATMVRPVAENGATKRGRVCSFIGLCWLLAALLGLLPLLGWNCVCAFQRCSSLLPLYSKGYILFCVVVFACILATIMVLYGAIFRVVRSNGQKAPCTPARRKAQRLLKTVLMILVAFVVCWGPLFGLLLADIFGSNVWAQEYLRGMDWILALAVLNSAVNPVIYSFRSREVCRAVLGFLCCACLRLGLRGPGDCLARAAEAQSVASTTDSSLRPRDSFRGSRSHSFRMREPLSSISSVRSI; encoded by the coding sequence ATGAGGGACCGCGGGCTCGCAGCAGGCAGCAGCCGCAGCGCCCTCCGGGAGTCCGGGTGGGAAGCGACCGTTGGGATGCCCCTCCCCGTCCCggcctcaccctcaccctcaccctgggGGTACCTTGAACATAACAGGAAATTTCAAATAACAGGAAACCAAGACCGGGCAAGGCGAGCGGCTCCACCCTGCCTGGGGCGAACCACCCCGGGCCTCAGTCTGCCCCCGGGGACCGCAATGAACGCCACGGGGGCCCCGACCGAGGCCCCCGAGTCCTGCCAGCTGCTGGCGGCCATCGGGCACAGCCGGCTCATCGTCTTGCATTACAACCACTCTGGCCGgctggtggggcggggcgggcccGAGGAGGGCGGCCTGGGGGTGCTGCGCGGGCTCTTCGTGGCCGTGAGCTGCCTGGTGGTGCTGGAGAACCTGCTGGTGCTGGTGGCCATCGCCAGCCGCATGCGCTCCCGCCGCTGGGTCTATTACTGCCTGGTGAATATCACGCTCAGCGACCTGCTCACGGGCGCCGCGTACCTGGCCAACGTGCTGCTGTCCGGGTCGCGCACCTTCCGCCTGGCGCCGGCCCAGTGGTTCCTGCGCGAGGGCCTGCTCTTCATGGCGCTGGCCGCCTCCACCTTCAGCTTGCTCTTCACGGCGGGCGAGCGCTTCGCCACCATGGTGCGGCCGGTGGCTGAGAACGGGGCCACCAAGAGGGGCCGCGTGTGCAGCTTCATCGGACTCTGCTGGCTGCTGGCAGCCCTGCTGGGCCTGCTGCCTCTGCTGGGATGGAACTGCGTCTGCGCCTTCCAGCGCTGCTCCAGCCTGCTCCCGCTCTACTCCAAGGGCTACATCCTCTTCTGCGTGGTGGTCTTCGCCTGCATCCTGGCCACCATCATGGTGCTCTACGGGGCCATCTTCCGAGTGGTGCGCTCCAACGGGCAGAAGGCCCCGTGCACCCCGGCCCGCCGCAAGGCTCAGCGGCTGCTCAAGACGGTGCTTATGATCCTGGTGGCTTTCGTGGTGTGCTGGGGCCCGCTCTTCGGCCTGCTGCTGGCCGACATCTTTGGCTCCAACGTCTGGGCTCAGGAGTACCTGCGGGGCATGGACTGGATCCTGGCGCTGGCCGTGCTCAACTCCGCGGTCAACCCGGTCATCTACTCCTTCCGCAGCCGGGAGGTGTGCCGGGCCGTGCTGGGCTTCCTCTGCTGTGCGTGTCTCCGGTTGGGACTGCGAGGGCCTGGGGACTGCCTGGCCCGGGCTGCCGAGGCCCAGTCCGTCGCCTCCACCACCGACAGCTCGCTGAGGCCGAGGGACAGCTTTCGGGGCTCCCGCTCGCACAGCTTCCGGATGCGGGAGCCCCTGTCCAGTATCTCCAGCGTACGGAGCATCTGA